The following coding sequences lie in one Arachis hypogaea cultivar Tifrunner chromosome 4, arahy.Tifrunner.gnm2.J5K5, whole genome shotgun sequence genomic window:
- the LOC112797438 gene encoding uncharacterized protein isoform X3 — MALTLLLFVLKSVLSTVFFALITLSVALALASIYSNESGAGKGLPLNLAIGVSKITLNVARALAFIYSNESGAGKGLPLNLIIGVSKVKIYLLNV; from the exons ATGGCTTTGACTCTCTTGCTTTTTGTGCTCAAGTCAGTCCTCTCTACGGTGTTCTTTGCTTTG ATAACATTGAGTGTCGCGCTTGCACTAGCATCCATCTACTCAAACGAGAGTGGTGCAGGAAAAG GTTTACCCCTCAATCTTGCAATTGGAGTTTCGAAG ATTACATTGAATGTCGCGCGTGCACTTGCATTCATCTACTCAAACGAGAGTGGTGCAGGAAAAG GTTTACCTCTCAATCTTATAATTGGGGTTTCGAAGgtcaaaatatatttattaaatgtaTAA
- the LOC112797438 gene encoding sucrose transport protein SUC1 isoform X2: MLLKIFWTMKGLKKPMLRLMAVVTFNWVALFGFFWYISDWMGSEVYGGEDKKLYSFAIPLYTIGYWYGVQCLMLTWAVTGLMSLAVESIGRAGNFILASGLAMTLYISKLAKDERLERNDLTFTRDPSNDIRDWVLRFFGVLGIPLAITLSVALALASIYSNESGAGKGLPLNLAIGVSKITLNVARALAFIYSNESGAGKGLPLNLIIGVSKVKIYLLNV, encoded by the exons ATGCTTCTGAAAATATTTTGGACCATGAAAGGGCTGAAGAAACCGATGTTACGGCTGATGGCAGTTGTGACATTCAACTGGGTGGCATTGTTCGGGTTCTTCTGGTACATCTCTGATTGGATGGGGAGCGAGGTGTACGGTGGGGAGGATAAAAAGCTTTACTCTTTTGCAATACCATTATATACCATAGGCTACTGGTATGGAGTTCAGTGTCTTATGCTAACTTGGGCGGTTACGGGTCTTATGTCCTTGGCTGTGGAGTCCATTGGGCGAGCTGGAAATTTTATTCTTGCTAGTGGCTTGGCAATGACGCTTTACATCAGCAAGCTAGCTAAGGACGAGCGGCTCGAGCGCAATGATTTAACCTTTACTCGTGATCCCTCCAACGACATTCGGGATTGGGTCTTGCGTTTTTTCGGCGTTCTCGGCATTCCCCTTGCA ATAACATTGAGTGTCGCGCTTGCACTAGCATCCATCTACTCAAACGAGAGTGGTGCAGGAAAAG GTTTACCCCTCAATCTTGCAATTGGAGTTTCGAAG ATTACATTGAATGTCGCGCGTGCACTTGCATTCATCTACTCAAACGAGAGTGGTGCAGGAAAAG GTTTACCTCTCAATCTTATAATTGGGGTTTCGAAGgtcaaaatatatttattaaatgtaTAA
- the LOC112797438 gene encoding sucrose transport protein SUC1 isoform X1: MLLKIFWTMKGLKKPMLRLMAVVTFNWVALFGFFWYISDWMGSEVYGGEDKKLYSFAIPLYTIGYWYGVQCLMLTWAVTGLMSLAVESIGRAGNFILASGLAMTLYISKLAKDERLERNDLTFTRDPSNDIRDWVLRFFGVLGIPLAITLSVALALASIYSNESGAGKDYIECRACTCIHLLKREWCRKRFTSQSYNWGFEGQNIFIKCITYILIRVSKYPYFVSFMLFIWKYL; this comes from the exons ATGCTTCTGAAAATATTTTGGACCATGAAAGGGCTGAAGAAACCGATGTTACGGCTGATGGCAGTTGTGACATTCAACTGGGTGGCATTGTTCGGGTTCTTCTGGTACATCTCTGATTGGATGGGGAGCGAGGTGTACGGTGGGGAGGATAAAAAGCTTTACTCTTTTGCAATACCATTATATACCATAGGCTACTGGTATGGAGTTCAGTGTCTTATGCTAACTTGGGCGGTTACGGGTCTTATGTCCTTGGCTGTGGAGTCCATTGGGCGAGCTGGAAATTTTATTCTTGCTAGTGGCTTGGCAATGACGCTTTACATCAGCAAGCTAGCTAAGGACGAGCGGCTCGAGCGCAATGATTTAACCTTTACTCGTGATCCCTCCAACGACATTCGGGATTGGGTCTTGCGTTTTTTCGGCGTTCTCGGCATTCCCCTTGCA ATAACATTGAGTGTCGCGCTTGCACTAGCATCCATCTACTCAAACGAGAGTGGTGCAGGAAAAG ATTACATTGAATGTCGCGCGTGCACTTGCATTCATCTACTCAAACGAGAGTGGTGCAGGAAAAG GTTTACCTCTCAATCTTATAATTGGGGTTTCGAAGgtcaaaatatatttattaaatgtaTAACTTATATATTAATTAGAGTAAGTAAATATCCTTATTTTGTGTcgtttatgttatttatttggAAATATCTTTAA